The genomic stretch TTCGCCGCCGAGAGCGAGGCGCCGAACATCAGCATCTGAAAGATCGTGATCGGAAGCGACAGCATCTGCAGTTCGCGCGGAGTCGAGGTCTGCGCGCCGATGCCCAGGAACACTGCCCCCAGCAGCATATAGGCCATCGTGAAATAGGCGACGAACAGCAGCGGATAGGCGATCGGGCCGACCGCCGCGCCGGTGCTGAACAGCCCGTCGGCGATCGCTGGGGGAAGGAACTTCGCGGCATTGGTGAGCAGCGTCGCCCAGAACAGCAGGAACAGCAGCGCCGAGCCGAACATCCCGATGAGCTTGCCCAGGAACACGCTTTCCAGCGGAACCGCGGCGGCGAGGATTTCGATCACCTTGTTCGACCGCTCCTCGGCCATCGTCCCCACGGCCTGGCCGGAGAGGAACAAAGTGAGGAAGAAGATCGCGAACACTCCGATCGCCGCAGTCTGGCCGCGGCCGCCCGTCGACACGCTGCCGCGCTGGACCACCGTCTTGGTCACGGTGCTCAGCGGCGCAGTGCTGCCGAGGCGTTGCGCGCGCAGGGTCTGTTCGGCGACCTGCGCCAGGAACTGCGCCTCGGTCCAGCCGCGGGGGAGGTACAGGATTTCGGGGGCGTTGAGCGGGCCGTACAGCACCGCCGCGACGTCGGTCTCGCTGTCGATCA from Sphingomonas hengshuiensis encodes the following:
- a CDS encoding ABC transporter permease, coding for MNKFRRMLRQTMTVARRDFIATVFTPTFLLFLLAPALMIGFGTVGGLGAQSIVGDDSRLQMIVIAPAEQAATLRQTDRQLRALFPRKSDLMPPPLTIAAPAGDPAAQARALIDSETDVAAVLYGPLNAPEILYLPRGWTEAQFLAQVAEQTLRAQRLGSTAPLSTVTKTVVQRGSVSTGGRGQTAAIGVFAIFFLTLFLSGQAVGTMAEERSNKVIEILAAAVPLESVFLGKLIGMFGSALLFLLFWATLLTNAAKFLPPAIADGLFSTGAAVGPIAYPLLFVAYFTMAYMLLGAVFLGIGAQTSTPRELQMLSLPITIFQMLMFGASLSAANNPDSWMATAAELFPFSSPFAMIARASNSPELWRHGAALAWQLLWVAITVGLGARWFRRGVLKSGSPKLRLRRLFAR